One window from the genome of Helicoverpa armigera isolate CAAS_96S chromosome 4, ASM3070526v1, whole genome shotgun sequence encodes:
- the LOC135116760 gene encoding putative protein kinase C delta type homolog, producing MNGFQWLPGGVCGEGGEGAIRRSRGKRITQRRGAIKHHKIHEVNGHCFVAKFFRQPTFCAFCKEFLWGFGKQGYRCSVCQTAVHKRCHNKLLGKCTGSSAHSETTVYLRERFKVDVPHRFRPHQFMSPTFCDHCGAMLYGFFKQELKCEGTTPAKCLR from the exons ATGAATGGTTTCCAGTGGTTGCCGGGCGGGGTCTGCGGCGAGGGTGGCGAAGGTGCCATTCGCCGTTCCCGCGGCAAGCGCATCACGCAGCGGCGCGGTGCTATCAAACACCATAA GATCCACGAAGTAAACGGGCATTGTTTCGTGGCAAAGTTCTTCAGACAGCCGACATTCTGCGCATTCTGCAAGGAGTTCCTATGGGGCTTCGGCAAGCAAGGCTACCGGTGCTCCGTCTGCCAGACGGCTGTCCACAAGAGATGCCACAACAAGCTGCTCGGAAAATGTACGGGCTCATCTGCACACTCAGAAACCACTGTG TACCTCCGCGAGAGGTTCAAGGTGGACGTGCCGCATCGGTTCCGGCCGCACCAGTTCATGTCGCCCACCTTCTGCGACCACTGCGGAGCCATGCTGTACGGCTTCTTCAAGCAGGAGCTCAAGTGTGAAGGTACGACGCCTGCCAAATGTTTAAGATAA
- the LOC110380573 gene encoding LOW QUALITY PROTEIN: odorant receptor 46a (The sequence of the model RefSeq protein was modified relative to this genomic sequence to represent the inferred CDS: inserted 1 base in 1 codon) yields the protein MGENMKYSTFQGFRPHFDALARVGYFKIVLKPLSPQKQFLHNTYRFLSWTFILTYNLQHVIRVVQVRHSTNLIVDTLFILLTTLNSLGKQVAFNIRTRRIDKLIDIINGPVFEATKPYHVKVLKENALVMSKLLTLYHGAIFTCGTMWTVFPIVNRALGEEVQFTGYFPFETSSTITFSLALAYMIILITFKXYGNVTMDCTIVAFYAQAKIQIQMLRHNLEQLVEFDDSAKINTQLNKRTDLYSTSYKDEQQERVAIQERLKKCVQHYYQILRFAKEVESIFGEAMVVQFFVMAWVICMTMYKIVGLSIYSAEFVSMAVYLGCMLAQLFIYCYFGTQLKVESELVNQSIYCCDWMKLSPRFRRQLLVMMQCCGRPIAPRTAYVIPMSLDTYIAVLRSSYTLFTFLNR from the exons atggGGGAAAATATGAAGTATTCTACGTTCCAAGGGTTTAGACCTCATTTCGATGCGTTGGCAAGAGTCGGCTatttcaaaatagttttgaaGCCTTTGTCTCCTCAGAAACAATTCTTGCACAACACTTATCGTTTTCTGTCGTGGACTTTTATTCTAACGTACAATTTGCAACATGTCATACGAGTTGTGCAG GTCAGGCACAGCACCAATCTAATAGTTGACACGCTGTTCATATTGCTTACCACCCTGAATTCGTTGGGAAAACAAGTAGCCTTCAACATCAGGACTCGACGTATTGACAAACTCATCGACATCATTAATG GACCCGTTTTCGAAGCAACCAAGCCGTATCATGTAAAGGTGCTGAAAGAAAATGCACTGGTCATGTCCAAGCTTCTCACGTTATATCACGGAGCGATATTTACCTGTGGCACCATGTGGACCGTGTTTCCCATCGTGAACAGGGCTTTAGGCGAAGAAGTGCAGTTCACCGGGTACTTTCCTTTCGAGACCTCGAGCACGATTAC ATTTTCGCTGGCATTGGCCTACATGATTATTCTGATAACCTTCA CTTACGGCAACGTAACAATGGACTGTACGATCGTAGCATTTTACGCGCAGGCCAAAATACAAATACAGATGCTTCGCCACAACTTGGAACAGCTGGTGGAATTTGACGACtctgctaaaataaatacacagttGAACAAGAGGACTGATCTCTACAGTACATCTTATAAAGATGAACAACAGGAGAGAGTGGCGATACAAGAGAGACTTAAGAAATGCGTGCAGCATTATTATCAGATTTTGCG GTTTGCTAAAGAAGTAGAGTCGATATTTGGCGAAGCAATGGTCGTGCAGTTCTTTGTGATGGCTTGGGTCATATGCATGACTATGTACAAGATCGTTGGG TTAAGCATATATTCGGCCGAGTTTGTTTCCATGGCCGTGTATTTGGGTTGCATGCTAGCTCAGCTGTTTATTTACTGCTATTTCGGGACACAACTCAAAGTTGAG AGCGAGCTGGTAAATCAGTCGATATACTGCTGCGACTGGATGAAGCTGTCACCGCGGTTCCGAAGACAACTGCTGGTGATGATGCAATGCTGCGGCCGACCGATAGCGCCTCGCACCGCATATGTCATCCCTATGTCTTTGGATACGTACATTGCG GTGTTGCGGTCTTCATACACTCTCTTCACGTTCTTGAACCGTTAA